From a single Paenibacillus sp. FSL W8-0426 genomic region:
- a CDS encoding glycosyltransferase has translation MQNRRRKVGAVVKASAGRKKNRRRRDVRKTGISNKSKRRRYVLPRIGLPNAGNPLLSVIIPAMNEEKTVRRAVREAKRISPSTEVIVVVNGSTDRTAALAAGAGARVLVHDDALGHDGGRRVGATEACGDILLFTDADIVIPAEQMAPFVQAIVDGTDVALNDYTGPIKRNPVHPVIEAKHALNIILERPDLKGASLTAIPHAMNRKALEIIGVEALETPPLALAKAVDAGLRVRAVHHVPVGKMNRLRALKRSGPDPLEKIVLNDHLAAIRWITGHRGPRGGFPDLNRVRALAR, from the coding sequence TTGCAGAATCGGAGACGGAAGGTTGGTGCTGTCGTAAAGGCAAGTGCAGGACGAAAAAAGAATCGCCGGAGAAGAGACGTCCGAAAGACGGGGATTTCCAACAAATCCAAACGCCGAAGGTATGTTCTGCCCCGTATAGGTCTGCCTAATGCAGGAAACCCGTTGCTTTCGGTCATTATTCCAGCCATGAATGAGGAGAAAACCGTCCGCAGGGCGGTACGCGAAGCGAAGAGAATCAGCCCGAGCACCGAAGTGATCGTTGTCGTCAACGGTTCTACGGACCGTACGGCGGCATTAGCCGCAGGCGCGGGCGCACGAGTACTTGTCCATGACGATGCCCTCGGCCATGACGGAGGACGGCGCGTAGGCGCAACGGAGGCATGCGGCGATATCCTGCTCTTTACCGATGCGGATATCGTTATTCCCGCCGAACAAATGGCGCCTTTCGTGCAAGCGATTGTTGACGGAACGGATGTGGCTCTTAATGACTACACCGGGCCAATAAAGCGCAATCCCGTGCATCCGGTCATAGAGGCTAAGCATGCATTGAACATCATATTGGAAAGACCGGACCTTAAAGGAGCTTCCCTTACTGCCATACCTCACGCGATGAACCGCAAGGCACTGGAAATCATCGGCGTGGAAGCGCTGGAAACTCCGCCGCTGGCCTTGGCAAAGGCCGTGGATGCGGGACTTCGGGTACGGGCGGTGCATCATGTGCCCGTCGGCAAAATGAACCGGCTGCGCGCCTTGAAGCGATCAGGGCCAGACCCGTTGGAAAAAATCGTGCTGAACGATCATCTGGCCGCGATCCGATGGATTACGGGTCATCGTGGTCCACGAGGAGGATTTCCCGATTTGAACCGTGTCCGCGCTTTGGCAAGATGA